One Streptomyces sp. R28 DNA window includes the following coding sequences:
- a CDS encoding TetR/AcrR family transcriptional regulator, translating into MSSPTPAHPSATPSLTERRKAATRMEIARAAAALFVKQGLRATRAEDIAQAAGIAPRTFYRYFATKEEAVAPLYAAGADRWAEAVRTAPPELPVSQALEHATRHILTPDAGVSARSWEWVRTLVRLADSSPALRKVWAEACHEAEARLAEILARRNEGDDNVAAPAPGLRFAAAVAAASVRVAVENWAAGDAPAQGAEGPAPLAMRNLAALRDFPWEDITARPA; encoded by the coding sequence GTGAGCAGCCCCACCCCCGCCCACCCTTCCGCCACTCCGTCCCTCACGGAGCGACGCAAGGCAGCGACCCGCATGGAGATCGCCCGCGCCGCGGCCGCCCTCTTCGTGAAGCAGGGTCTACGGGCCACCCGAGCCGAGGACATCGCCCAGGCCGCCGGCATAGCGCCGCGCACCTTCTACCGCTACTTCGCCACCAAGGAGGAGGCGGTGGCCCCCCTCTACGCGGCCGGCGCCGACCGCTGGGCAGAAGCAGTCCGCACCGCCCCACCGGAACTACCCGTCTCCCAAGCCCTGGAACACGCGACCCGCCACATCCTCACCCCGGACGCCGGCGTCTCCGCACGCTCCTGGGAGTGGGTCCGCACGCTGGTCCGCCTGGCCGACTCGAGCCCCGCGCTGCGCAAGGTGTGGGCGGAGGCGTGCCATGAGGCGGAGGCAAGGCTCGCGGAGATCCTGGCGAGGAGAAACGAGGGCGACGACAACGTTGCCGCCCCTGCCCCCGGCCTCCGCTTCGCCGCCGCGGTGGCAGCCGCCTCGGTACGCGTGGCCGTAGAAAACTGGGCAGCGGGAGACGCCCCCGCACAGGGCGCGGAGGGCCCCGCCCCCCTGGCGATGCGCAACCTGGCGGCACTGAGGGACTTCCCGTGGGAGGACATCACGGCACGCCCGGCGTGA
- a CDS encoding N-acetyltransferase family protein codes for MSSARTEVQVRPGVESDLEALTDLYNHYVRETPITFDTAVFTPEERRPWLLSHPEDGPHRLMVAVESGPAGNSQRILGYATSSIFRAKPAYETSVEVTIYLAPDAGRRGVGSLLYEALFEALADEDLHRAYAGIALPNEASVRLHERFGFRHVGTYREVGRKFGRYWDVAWYEKEL; via the coding sequence ATGTCGTCGGCACGTACAGAGGTGCAGGTCAGACCAGGAGTCGAGAGTGACCTCGAAGCCCTCACCGACCTCTACAACCACTATGTACGTGAGACGCCCATCACATTCGATACCGCGGTCTTCACGCCGGAAGAGCGCCGCCCCTGGCTGCTCTCCCACCCTGAAGACGGGCCGCACCGGCTGATGGTTGCCGTGGAGAGCGGCCCCGCAGGCAACTCACAGCGGATTCTTGGCTACGCCACATCCAGCATCTTCCGGGCGAAGCCCGCCTACGAGACCTCCGTCGAGGTCACGATCTACCTCGCGCCGGACGCCGGCCGGCGCGGCGTCGGCAGCCTCCTCTACGAGGCCCTCTTCGAGGCCCTGGCGGACGAGGACCTGCACCGCGCCTACGCCGGGATCGCCCTGCCGAACGAGGCGTCCGTGCGGCTGCACGAGCGGTTCGGGTTCCGGCACGTCGGCACGTACCGCGAGGTGGGCCGCAAGTTCGGCCGGTACTGGGACGTCGCCTGGTACGAGAAGGAGCTCTGA
- a CDS encoding RNA polymerase sigma factor RpoD/SigA yields the protein MATRAVARRQSATGGTDAASSVRAHGGEIADRDLVGMYLDEIARTPLLDAAKEVELSQIIEAGVFAKQVLDGCEEARADATRDELEALVAESERAKDVFIRSNLRLVVAVARRYPRSGLPLLDLIQEGNAGLVRAVEKFDYRKGFKFSTYATWWIRQAITRSIADQSRTIRLPVHLVEELGRIRRVQREFNREHGRDPEPAEIAAELGSNPDRVIDVLDWARDPVSLNMAVDDEGETQFGDLLEDTSAVSPEQSVLTLLRSEELDDLIGRLDQRTASIIKMRYGIEDGRERTLTEVGKEHGLTRERIRQIEKHALLELKKLAHSTGFDAAA from the coding sequence ATGGCAACCCGTGCCGTCGCCCGTCGTCAGTCCGCCACTGGCGGGACCGACGCGGCAAGCAGTGTTCGCGCCCATGGCGGCGAGATCGCGGACCGCGACCTGGTCGGCATGTACCTCGACGAGATCGCGCGTACGCCGTTGCTCGACGCAGCCAAAGAGGTCGAGCTGTCGCAGATCATCGAGGCGGGTGTGTTCGCAAAGCAGGTCCTCGACGGCTGCGAGGAGGCCAGGGCGGACGCCACCCGCGACGAGTTGGAGGCCCTGGTCGCCGAGAGTGAGCGGGCCAAGGACGTCTTCATCCGCTCCAACCTCCGCCTGGTCGTCGCCGTGGCCCGCCGCTACCCGCGCAGCGGCCTTCCCCTCCTCGACCTGATCCAGGAGGGCAACGCCGGCCTGGTGCGCGCGGTGGAGAAGTTCGACTACCGCAAGGGCTTCAAGTTCTCGACGTACGCGACCTGGTGGATCCGTCAGGCCATCACGCGCTCGATAGCCGACCAGTCCCGCACCATCCGTCTCCCCGTCCACCTGGTCGAGGAACTGGGCCGCATCCGCCGCGTCCAGCGCGAGTTCAACCGCGAGCACGGCCGCGACCCGGAGCCCGCGGAGATCGCCGCCGAGCTCGGCTCGAACCCGGACCGCGTGATCGACGTCCTGGACTGGGCCCGCGACCCGGTCTCGCTGAACATGGCGGTGGACGACGAGGGCGAGACCCAGTTCGGCGACCTGCTGGAGGACACGTCCGCGGTCTCCCCGGAGCAGTCGGTCCTCACGCTCCTGCGCAGCGAGGAACTGGACGACCTGATCGGCCGCCTGGACCAGCGCACGGCCTCCATCATCAAGATGCGCTACGGCATCGAGGACGGCCGCGAGCGCACCCTGACCGAGGTCGGCAAGGAGCACGGCCTGACGCGCGAACGCATCCGCCAGATCGAGAAGCACGCCCTGCTGGAGCTGAAGAAGCTGGCGCACAGCACTGGCTTCGACGCGGCCGCGTAG
- a CDS encoding M6 family metalloprotease domain-containing protein has product MQPSLRIRPRRVAALASVTALTLAVGTSAGTGHHTAGTPTATGAGPISLARSSPLGPCMISGRPTVQMSEGVPTPRGYARSIGTVRALTLMVDFPDSPGPGSALDRFAEFFPKTQEWFRTSSYGRLDYHPRTPISGWLRMPKSFRAYGIERGAPFDPGYRELVQDIVAAADPKVDFRSYDFLNVLVTPNAGPSALDTVLSVSFAGNMEAPVADGVSVANASFVYSRQDDGSGTYHRTGYRVLPHENGHVFGLPDLYTAEGGGAVGHWDIMSEDWGSNNDLLGWHKWKLGWLDAAQVRCAAHTGTSEYALTPLALKGGPKLVFVPLNSRSGYAVELRTREGNDETVCRPGVLIYKVDADVDTGMGPVKVHDSQEDSAGCTRSPNVHAELSDATFVPGEEFRDAKRGVRIAVVGAEVGGAYRVRVTRE; this is encoded by the coding sequence ATGCAGCCAAGCCTTCGGATACGCCCCCGCCGTGTGGCCGCCCTCGCCTCCGTGACCGCCCTGACCCTGGCGGTCGGCACCTCGGCAGGCACCGGGCACCACACGGCGGGCACCCCGACGGCGACCGGAGCGGGCCCGATCTCGCTGGCCCGCTCCTCCCCTCTCGGCCCCTGCATGATCAGCGGCCGCCCGACGGTCCAGATGTCGGAGGGCGTACCGACACCGCGCGGCTACGCCCGCTCCATCGGCACCGTCCGCGCCCTCACCCTGATGGTCGACTTCCCCGACTCGCCCGGCCCCGGCAGCGCGCTCGACCGTTTCGCGGAGTTCTTCCCGAAGACCCAGGAGTGGTTCCGCACCAGCTCCTACGGCCGCCTCGACTACCACCCCCGGACCCCGATCTCCGGCTGGCTGCGCATGCCCAAGTCCTTCAGGGCGTACGGCATAGAGCGCGGCGCGCCCTTCGACCCCGGGTACCGGGAACTGGTCCAGGACATCGTGGCCGCGGCCGATCCCAAGGTGGACTTCCGCTCGTACGACTTCCTGAACGTGCTGGTGACGCCGAACGCCGGACCGTCGGCCCTGGACACGGTCCTGTCGGTGTCCTTCGCCGGCAACATGGAGGCCCCGGTGGCCGACGGCGTCTCGGTGGCCAACGCCTCCTTCGTCTACTCCCGCCAGGACGACGGCTCCGGCACCTACCACCGCACCGGCTACCGGGTCCTCCCCCACGAGAACGGCCACGTCTTCGGCCTCCCGGACCTCTACACCGCCGAGGGCGGGGGCGCGGTCGGCCACTGGGACATCATGAGCGAGGACTGGGGGTCCAACAACGACCTGCTCGGCTGGCACAAGTGGAAACTGGGCTGGCTGGACGCGGCGCAGGTACGGTGCGCGGCCCACACCGGGACCTCCGAGTACGCCCTGACCCCGCTGGCCCTCAAGGGCGGCCCGAAGCTGGTGTTCGTGCCGCTGAACAGCCGCAGCGGCTACGCCGTCGAACTGCGCACCCGCGAGGGCAACGACGAGACCGTGTGCCGCCCCGGCGTCCTGATCTACAAGGTCGACGCCGACGTGGACACCGGGATGGGCCCGGTGAAGGTCCACGACTCCCAAGAGGACAGCGCCGGCTGCACCCGCAGCCCGAACGTCCACGCCGAACTGTCGGACGCCACGTTCGTGCCGGGGGAGGAATTCCGGGATGCGAAGCGGGGGGTGCGGATTGCGGTGGTGGGAGCGGAGGTGGGGGGTGCGTATCGGGTGCGGGTGACTCGGGAGTAG
- a CDS encoding IclR family transcriptional regulator C-terminal domain-containing protein, whose protein sequence is MPAKTTMDAAPAVPAEAGTPLIRGVAVLRQLTEADGTLSASGLERATGLARSTVDRIASTLARMGYVRLDGRDVVLAPRVMELGNAYLAALGLPALLSSHADALADELDESVSLAVADRDGVRFIHQATRRRAMALSFRIGDLLPAERTAPGPLFATEWTDTEWHAWRERRAADPQDRDFPAVPPREHASPDEDFERRAQRAHKDGWALDDQLIEPGLVAVSVPVRDPRAGGRIACVANVVSHTSRHTAANLRDTLLPRLRAAVAKMERELREAPQPQSGAAPAGLAIWTGASKQELGREFVESLARGLTVLTAFGEGRAELTLTDVARATGLARATARRALITYEHLGLVRQSGNRGFTLTPRVLSLGYPPLSRTSLSQIATPHLAELADRVHESASLAVLTPSGEEIQYMARAATSRVMSVNITIGTRLPAYATSLGRVLLADVPPGERRLATALGELHPLTPRTITDPSALATMLEEVRERGYALVDEELEEGLRSVAVPVRDRTGRVVAAVNVAMHAARRSVEECVREVLPELVETAGRVEGDLGVAGRFTRVPVS, encoded by the coding sequence ATGCCCGCGAAGACGACCATGGACGCCGCCCCTGCCGTACCGGCGGAGGCGGGGACGCCGTTGATCCGTGGCGTCGCGGTACTGCGGCAGCTGACCGAGGCCGACGGCACGCTGAGCGCGAGCGGACTGGAGCGGGCCACCGGACTGGCCCGTTCCACGGTGGACCGTATCGCGTCCACGCTCGCGCGCATGGGGTACGTCCGTCTCGACGGCCGCGACGTCGTCCTCGCGCCCCGCGTGATGGAACTGGGCAACGCCTACCTGGCCGCCCTGGGCCTGCCCGCCCTCCTCTCCTCCCACGCGGACGCGCTCGCCGACGAGTTGGACGAGTCGGTGTCGTTGGCCGTCGCCGACCGCGACGGCGTCCGCTTCATCCACCAGGCGACCCGCCGCCGCGCGATGGCCCTCAGCTTCCGCATCGGCGACCTGCTCCCGGCCGAACGCACCGCGCCGGGCCCGCTGTTCGCGACGGAGTGGACGGACACGGAGTGGCACGCCTGGCGCGAGCGCCGGGCGGCGGACCCGCAGGACCGGGACTTTCCCGCCGTACCGCCCCGGGAACACGCCTCGCCCGACGAGGACTTCGAGCGCCGGGCGCAGCGCGCACACAAGGACGGCTGGGCGCTGGACGACCAGTTGATCGAGCCGGGGCTGGTGGCCGTATCGGTACCGGTACGGGATCCCCGCGCGGGCGGCCGTATCGCCTGCGTGGCGAACGTGGTCAGCCACACCAGCCGCCACACCGCCGCGAACCTGCGCGACACGCTCCTCCCCCGCCTGCGCGCGGCGGTGGCGAAGATGGAACGCGAGCTGCGCGAGGCACCGCAGCCGCAGTCCGGGGCGGCGCCGGCGGGCCTGGCGATCTGGACGGGCGCCTCCAAGCAGGAACTGGGCCGGGAGTTCGTCGAGTCGTTGGCGCGCGGGCTGACCGTACTGACCGCCTTCGGAGAGGGCCGGGCCGAGCTGACGCTCACGGACGTGGCCCGCGCGACGGGCCTGGCACGGGCCACGGCACGCAGGGCACTCATCACCTACGAGCATCTGGGCCTGGTACGCCAGTCGGGCAACCGGGGCTTCACGTTGACCCCGCGCGTACTGTCGCTGGGCTACCCGCCCCTGTCCCGCACGTCCCTGTCCCAGATCGCGACCCCGCACCTGGCCGAACTCGCCGACCGGGTCCACGAGTCGGCATCCTTGGCGGTGCTCACCCCGTCCGGCGAGGAGATCCAGTACATGGCCCGGGCCGCCACCAGCCGCGTGATGAGCGTCAACATCACGATCGGCACGCGGCTGCCGGCGTATGCGACATCACTGGGCCGGGTGCTGCTGGCGGATGTCCCGCCCGGGGAACGGCGGCTGGCCACCGCCCTGGGCGAACTGCACCCGCTGACCCCCCGTACGATCACCGACCCCTCGGCCCTCGCAACGATGCTGGAGGAAGTCCGCGAGCGCGGATACGCCCTGGTCGACGAGGAGTTGGAGGAGGGCCTGCGGTCGGTGGCGGTACCGGTCCGGGACCGGACGGGCCGGGTGGTCGCCGCGGTGAACGTGGCGATGCACGCGGCGCGGCGGTCGGTGGAGGAGTGCGTGCGCGAGGTGCTGCCGGAGCTGGTGGAGACGGCTGGGCGGGTGGAGGGGGACCTGGGGGTGGCGGGTCGATTCACACGGGTTCCGGTCTCCTGA
- a CDS encoding MFS transporter, with product MSETAAKAPGSTLGAADSNRWKALVFIALAQLMVVLDATIVNIALPSAQQDLGISDGNRQWVVTAYALAFGGLLLFGGRIADLWGRKNAFVVGLVGFAGASALGGAATNEAMMFGARALQGVFGALLAPAALSLLAVMFTDAKERAKAFGIYGAIAGGGGAVGFILGGVLTEYMDWRWTFFVNIPFAIAAAFGAYFVIREPEGGRNRNPLDIPGVLLSTLGLVALVYGFTRAESDGWGDSVTVGMFVVSAVLLLAFVVTEAKVKAPLLPLRVVTDRNRGGIYLSLGIAIIAMFGTFLFLTYYLQIVKGYSPIKTGFAFMPMIVGMMVGSTQIGTRLMTRVPARLLMGPGFLVAAVGMLLMTQLEIGSSYASTILPAMLLLGLGMGTAFMPAMSLATLGVEPRDAGVASAMVNTSQQVGGAIGTALLNTIAASATTSYIADHIGSASSRSQQQLVQLEGMVHGYTNAIWFAVGMLVLAAVIVVTFVNAGRPDGTAVASSEEGAEGEVLVPVVAH from the coding sequence ATGTCCGAAACAGCCGCAAAGGCTCCAGGCAGCACCCTCGGTGCCGCCGATTCCAACCGCTGGAAAGCGCTCGTCTTCATCGCGCTCGCCCAGCTGATGGTCGTCCTCGACGCGACCATCGTGAACATCGCCCTGCCCTCCGCCCAGCAGGACCTGGGCATCTCGGACGGCAACCGTCAGTGGGTCGTCACGGCCTACGCGCTCGCCTTCGGTGGTCTGCTGCTGTTCGGCGGCCGGATAGCCGACCTGTGGGGCCGTAAGAACGCCTTCGTCGTCGGTCTCGTCGGCTTCGCCGGCGCCTCCGCGCTCGGCGGTGCGGCCACCAACGAGGCGATGATGTTCGGCGCCCGCGCCCTGCAGGGTGTCTTCGGCGCGCTGCTCGCGCCCGCCGCGCTCTCGCTGCTCGCCGTGATGTTCACGGACGCCAAGGAGCGTGCCAAGGCGTTCGGTATCTACGGTGCGATCGCCGGTGGCGGCGGCGCCGTCGGCTTCATCCTCGGCGGTGTGCTGACCGAGTACATGGACTGGCGCTGGACGTTCTTCGTCAACATCCCGTTCGCGATCGCCGCCGCGTTCGGCGCGTACTTCGTCATCCGTGAGCCGGAGGGCGGCCGCAACCGCAACCCGCTCGACATCCCCGGCGTCCTGCTGTCCACCCTGGGCCTGGTCGCACTGGTCTACGGCTTCACCCGCGCCGAGTCCGACGGCTGGGGCGACTCCGTGACCGTGGGCATGTTCGTCGTCTCCGCGGTCCTGTTGCTCGCCTTCGTCGTCACCGAGGCCAAGGTCAAGGCCCCGTTGCTGCCGCTGCGCGTGGTGACCGACCGCAACCGCGGCGGCATCTACCTCTCGCTCGGTATCGCGATCATCGCGATGTTCGGCACGTTCCTGTTCCTGACCTACTACCTGCAGATCGTGAAGGGCTACTCGCCGATCAAGACCGGCTTCGCCTTCATGCCGATGATCGTCGGCATGATGGTCGGCTCGACCCAGATCGGCACCCGTCTGATGACCCGCGTCCCGGCGCGGCTGCTGATGGGCCCCGGCTTCCTGGTCGCCGCGGTCGGCATGCTCCTGATGACCCAGCTGGAGATCGGCTCGTCGTACGCCTCGACGATCCTGCCCGCGATGCTGCTGCTCGGTCTCGGCATGGGTACGGCGTTCATGCCGGCCATGTCCTTGGCCACCCTGGGCGTCGAGCCCCGGGACGCGGGTGTCGCCTCCGCGATGGTCAACACCTCGCAGCAGGTGGGCGGCGCGATCGGCACGGCCCTGCTGAACACCATCGCCGCCTCGGCCACCACCTCCTACATCGCCGACCACATCGGCTCCGCGAGCTCCCGCTCGCAGCAGCAGCTGGTCCAGCTGGAGGGCATGGTGCACGGCTACACCAACGCGATCTGGTTCGCCGTCGGCATGCTGGTGCTCGCCGCGGTGATCGTCGTGACCTTCGTCAACGCCGGCCGCCCGGACGGTACGGCGGTCGCGTCCTCCGAGGAGGGCGCCGAGGGCGAGGTGCTGGTGCCGGTCGTCGCGCACTGA
- a CDS encoding NADPH-dependent FMN reductase has translation MSQPPLKIGVMIGSVRPGRFADKVSRWFVSEIGRRDDMETHVIDLSEPALAAELKLTLEQTGAPDDGAPTLAERIGGLDGFVVVTPEYNHGYPAALKLAIDYVYREWRAKPVGFVSYGGMAGGQRAVEQLRQVFAELHAVTLRDTVSFHMAWEQFDDEGRPYDQDGTAKAAAVLLDQLAWWGLTLREGRAVRPYEG, from the coding sequence ATGTCCCAGCCCCCACTCAAGATCGGCGTAATGATCGGCAGCGTCCGTCCCGGTCGTTTCGCCGACAAGGTCTCCCGTTGGTTCGTCTCCGAGATCGGTCGGCGTGACGACATGGAGACGCACGTCATCGACCTGTCCGAACCCGCTCTCGCCGCTGAACTCAAGCTCACCCTGGAGCAGACCGGCGCCCCTGACGACGGTGCCCCGACGTTGGCCGAGCGCATCGGTGGGCTCGATGGGTTCGTTGTCGTCACGCCCGAGTACAACCATGGGTACCCCGCCGCGCTGAAGCTGGCCATCGACTACGTCTACCGGGAGTGGCGGGCCAAGCCGGTCGGGTTCGTCTCGTACGGGGGTATGGCCGGCGGGCAGCGGGCGGTGGAGCAGCTGCGGCAGGTCTTCGCCGAGTTGCACGCCGTCACCCTGCGCGACACGGTCAGCTTCCACATGGCCTGGGAGCAGTTCGACGACGAGGGGCGCCCGTACGACCAGGACGGCACCGCCAAGGCCGCCGCCGTGCTGCTGGACCAGCTCGCCTGGTGGGGGCTGACCCTGCGTGAGGGCCGTGCCGTCAGGCCGTACGAGGGGTGA
- a CDS encoding dioxygenase, translating to MSAATQERMPALYLSHGAPPLADDPVWPGELAVWSAGLPRPKAILMISAHWEEAPLAIGATETVPLVYDFWGFPEHYYKVTYAAPGAPELAESVRKLLRAPGIPVQDIPDRGLDHGAYVPLVEMYPEADIPVLQVSMPTLDPVKLMEIGRKLAPLRDEGVLIVGSGFFTHNLAALRQGGIPAWSVEFDDWGRRALESGDWDALLDFLHKAPAGRYAHPRTEHFAPLFVTMGAADAAGEPAAQKSVIDGFWMGLAKRSVQFG from the coding sequence ATGTCCGCCGCCACGCAGGAGCGCATGCCCGCCCTCTATCTCAGCCACGGCGCCCCGCCCCTCGCGGACGACCCCGTCTGGCCCGGAGAGCTCGCCGTCTGGTCCGCCGGGCTGCCGCGCCCCAAGGCGATCCTGATGATCTCCGCCCACTGGGAGGAGGCCCCGCTCGCCATCGGTGCCACCGAGACCGTTCCTCTCGTCTACGACTTCTGGGGATTCCCCGAGCACTACTACAAGGTGACGTACGCGGCTCCCGGCGCGCCCGAACTTGCCGAGTCCGTCCGGAAACTGCTGCGCGCCCCCGGCATCCCCGTGCAGGACATCCCCGACCGCGGCCTCGACCACGGCGCCTACGTCCCGCTCGTCGAGATGTACCCCGAGGCGGACATCCCCGTCCTGCAGGTCTCCATGCCGACCCTCGACCCGGTGAAGCTGATGGAGATCGGCCGCAAGCTGGCGCCGCTGCGGGACGAGGGCGTGCTGATCGTCGGCTCCGGCTTCTTCACCCACAACCTCGCCGCCCTGCGGCAGGGCGGCATCCCCGCCTGGTCCGTGGAGTTCGACGACTGGGGCCGCCGGGCACTGGAGAGCGGCGACTGGGACGCCCTGCTGGACTTCCTCCACAAGGCGCCGGCGGGTCGCTACGCCCACCCGCGCACCGAGCACTTCGCCCCGCTGTTCGTGACGATGGGCGCGGCGGACGCGGCCGGTGAGCCGGCGGCGCAGAAGTCGGTGATCGACGGGTTCTGGATGGGGCTGGCGAAGCGGTCGGTGCAGTTCGGCTGA
- a CDS encoding MarR family winged helix-turn-helix transcriptional regulator, which yields MNTASTSAPPSPAAASAAEPRWLTDDEQRVWRSYIDAATLLEDHLDRQLQRDAGMPHVYYGLLVKLAESPNRRLRMTELAMYAKITRSRLSHAIARLERNGWVRREDCPDDKRGQFAVLTDAGLEVLRETAPGHVEAVRQAVFDRLTTEQQKALGEIMRIVAEGLQPSEAGADLPWLR from the coding sequence ATGAATACGGCATCGACTTCCGCACCACCCTCGCCCGCAGCCGCATCGGCGGCGGAGCCGCGCTGGCTCACCGACGATGAGCAGCGCGTATGGCGCTCCTACATCGACGCGGCCACCCTGCTCGAAGACCACCTGGACCGCCAGCTCCAGCGAGACGCGGGCATGCCGCACGTCTACTACGGTCTGCTGGTCAAGCTGGCCGAGTCCCCGAACCGCAGGCTGCGGATGACCGAGCTGGCGATGTACGCGAAGATCACCCGCTCCCGTCTCTCGCACGCCATCGCCCGGCTGGAGCGCAACGGCTGGGTCCGGCGCGAGGACTGCCCCGACGACAAGCGGGGCCAGTTCGCGGTCCTGACCGACGCGGGCTTGGAGGTGCTGCGGGAGACCGCACCGGGCCATGTGGAGGCCGTGCGCCAGGCGGTGTTCGACCGGCTCACCACCGAACAGCAAAAGGCCCTCGGCGAGATCATGCGGATCGTCGCCGAGGGCCTGCAGCCCAGCGAAGCAGGTGCGGACCTGCCCTGGCTCCGCTGA
- a CDS encoding TetR/AcrR family transcriptional regulator — protein MQTATPVARKATRPRADALRNRERIVTAAREMFVEFGPDVPLDEIARRAGVGNATVYRNFPDRDALVREVVCSVMDRTVAVAELALAETGDAFEALERFVHAAADERISALCPMVQSTFDKNHPDLEAARERVEQLVGEIMGRAKAAGQLRPDVDVGDVMLGVAQLSRPPAGTGCDIADRFVHRYLQLFLDGLRAPARSVLPGTAMTMEDLRQT, from the coding sequence GTGCAGACCGCGACCCCCGTAGCGCGCAAGGCGACCCGGCCGCGCGCCGACGCCCTGCGCAACCGGGAGCGGATCGTCACCGCCGCCCGGGAGATGTTCGTCGAGTTCGGCCCCGATGTGCCGCTCGACGAGATCGCCCGCCGGGCCGGCGTCGGCAATGCCACGGTGTACCGCAACTTCCCCGACCGCGACGCGCTGGTCCGCGAGGTCGTCTGCTCCGTCATGGACCGTACGGTGGCGGTGGCCGAACTCGCGCTCGCGGAGACCGGGGATGCCTTCGAGGCTCTGGAGCGTTTTGTGCACGCCGCCGCCGACGAGCGGATCAGCGCGCTGTGCCCGATGGTCCAGAGCACCTTCGACAAGAACCACCCGGATCTGGAAGCCGCACGCGAGCGGGTCGAGCAGCTCGTCGGGGAGATCATGGGCCGCGCCAAGGCGGCCGGCCAGCTCCGCCCCGACGTGGATGTCGGCGACGTCATGCTCGGCGTGGCCCAGCTCAGCCGGCCTCCGGCCGGGACCGGGTGCGACATCGCCGACCGCTTCGTCCACCGCTATCTGCAGCTGTTCCTGGACGGGCTGCGGGCCCCGGCCCGTTCCGTCCTGCCGGGCACGGCGATGACCATGGAGGACCTGCGCCAGACCTGA